In Deinococcus aerolatus, one DNA window encodes the following:
- a CDS encoding DUF11 domain-containing protein, translating to MTRSLFILPTLLLGLLLPGAHAGAQSLTPAGTVITNQAQAEFLSPDTNQPVVSTSNVVQTTVSAVCALSVTPDGTPAQPGQSAALLPGEAATFVYKIVNAGNATSTFAVSARTEAGGTSFPGLRLVLDLNGNGVADANEPEISSVTLEADRSADVLLLVDAISAGDAFVNLMASCAGGQSDSNNVSVVRISPPPELAVSKSFSPALLRPGSETTVTVKTTNGGRGQSREVILTDLLTEQLAQGLSFVAGSAASNVSSNGGTLEYTADGVDWAATAGPVVRGVRARVPSLAPGADLTLTFKMRAGASAENKVIPNTATVLTGKQTVTDTARVDVRYLPAVAIGPEGNPEAPEGSAADRQSKALAVVAQPVCFDHTAKNTGDVKDVFTLSVSYPTGGAAATFYGQDGQPLAQPLPLEAGQSAPVRVCYTSTQTGPLDARITIKGNRGTSNTTADAVQSVEGGLPELVKSYVATAKDGGATVTLPAGATVAAGDTITYRLMVQNPYTRPLTGVGVTDKLTAHLDFVSATDGGLSTGPEGAQTVRWTLDTLAPNETRVLTVVTSVSARAVDGEALKNIFQFVSTQTPDSLNSNEVMTPVWTARLTVLKNVNATEVTPGDRLAYTLTVTNKSATTSIIDAQINDTPAKGLSYIPGSSKLDGNPIADPQITGGMLTWTVAELKAGVPITLAYDTRVTPDALGELVNTVTVSGIGAGGVARAIASNRAVATVKLKLLNFAPLSDILGVVYVDRNRDGRYQEGLDTPLPRARVLLAGGRQTLTDAGGRYSFANVANGTQALRLDPLTTPYPPLHVPRDGGLSGTQTVSVNGLTGVDFPLAPLGGEVSALRRTTLTVNQGDTTVTLEKAIYVVDGGYVVTLELTTPRALEGVDLNDPLPAGATLKEGRNSLTANLPAGETNLTYRFAWTGEPRAATTDPTLSWGE from the coding sequence GTGACCCGCTCCCTATTCATCCTTCCCACACTGCTGCTGGGCCTGCTCCTGCCCGGCGCACACGCGGGCGCACAAAGCCTGACCCCTGCCGGTACGGTGATCACCAACCAGGCGCAGGCCGAGTTTCTGTCGCCCGACACCAATCAGCCGGTGGTCTCCACATCCAACGTCGTGCAGACCACCGTTTCTGCCGTGTGTGCCCTGAGCGTGACCCCCGACGGCACGCCAGCCCAGCCCGGCCAGAGTGCGGCCCTGCTGCCCGGCGAGGCGGCGACGTTCGTCTACAAAATCGTCAACGCGGGCAACGCCACATCCACCTTCGCCGTGTCTGCCCGGACAGAGGCGGGCGGCACCTCTTTCCCTGGCCTGAGACTGGTGCTTGACCTGAACGGCAACGGCGTGGCCGATGCGAACGAGCCGGAAATCAGCAGTGTGACGCTGGAAGCCGACAGGAGCGCGGACGTGCTGCTGCTGGTAGACGCGATTAGCGCCGGAGACGCCTTCGTAAATCTTATGGCCAGCTGCGCGGGCGGGCAGAGCGACAGCAACAACGTCAGCGTGGTCCGCATCAGCCCGCCTCCCGAACTGGCCGTGAGCAAGAGCTTCTCTCCCGCGCTGCTGCGCCCTGGTTCGGAAACCACCGTGACGGTCAAGACCACCAACGGCGGCAGGGGCCAGAGCCGCGAGGTGATTCTGACTGACCTTCTGACCGAGCAACTGGCGCAGGGATTGAGCTTCGTGGCGGGCAGCGCGGCCAGCAATGTGTCTAGCAACGGGGGCACGCTGGAATACACCGCCGACGGCGTGGACTGGGCCGCCACAGCGGGACCCGTGGTGCGCGGCGTGCGCGCGCGCGTGCCCAGCCTGGCCCCCGGCGCAGATCTGACTCTGACCTTCAAGATGCGGGCCGGTGCCAGCGCGGAAAACAAGGTGATTCCCAACACAGCCACTGTCCTGACCGGCAAGCAGACCGTGACAGATACGGCGCGGGTGGATGTGCGCTACCTGCCTGCGGTCGCCATCGGCCCCGAGGGCAATCCCGAGGCCCCCGAAGGCAGCGCCGCAGACCGTCAGAGCAAAGCGCTGGCCGTGGTGGCCCAGCCGGTCTGCTTTGACCACACCGCAAAGAATACGGGCGACGTAAAGGACGTCTTTACCCTGAGCGTGAGCTATCCCACGGGCGGTGCAGCGGCCACTTTTTACGGCCAGGACGGCCAGCCCCTCGCGCAACCGCTGCCTCTGGAGGCGGGCCAGAGCGCCCCCGTGCGCGTGTGCTACACCTCCACGCAGACGGGACCGCTGGACGCCCGTATTACCATCAAGGGGAACCGGGGAACCAGCAATACCACCGCAGACGCCGTGCAGAGCGTCGAGGGCGGTCTGCCGGAACTGGTTAAATCCTACGTGGCAACCGCGAAAGACGGCGGGGCCACCGTGACCCTGCCTGCCGGGGCGACGGTGGCGGCGGGCGACACCATCACCTACCGCCTCATGGTCCAAAACCCCTACACCCGCCCACTGACTGGCGTGGGGGTGACTGACAAGCTGACTGCCCACCTGGACTTCGTGAGTGCCACCGACGGCGGCCTCAGCACCGGACCAGAAGGCGCGCAGACCGTCAGGTGGACGCTGGATACGCTGGCTCCCAATGAGACGCGCGTGCTGACGGTGGTCACGTCCGTCAGCGCCCGTGCGGTAGACGGCGAAGCTCTCAAAAACATCTTCCAGTTTGTCAGCACCCAGACCCCGGATTCGCTGAACAGCAACGAGGTCATGACCCCGGTGTGGACCGCCAGGTTGACCGTCCTCAAAAATGTGAATGCCACCGAGGTAACGCCCGGGGACCGCCTGGCCTACACCCTGACTGTCACCAACAAATCGGCCACCACGTCCATCATCGACGCACAGATCAACGACACACCTGCGAAGGGGCTGAGTTACATCCCCGGCAGCAGCAAGCTGGACGGCAACCCGATTGCAGATCCGCAGATCACAGGCGGCATGCTGACCTGGACCGTGGCCGAACTGAAAGCCGGGGTGCCCATCACGCTGGCCTACGACACGCGCGTGACCCCCGACGCCCTGGGCGAACTGGTCAACACCGTGACCGTCAGCGGCATAGGGGCCGGGGGCGTGGCCCGCGCAATTGCCAGCAACCGTGCGGTGGCCACGGTCAAGCTCAAGCTGCTGAACTTCGCGCCGCTGTCGGACATCCTGGGTGTGGTGTACGTGGACCGCAACCGCGACGGGCGCTATCAGGAAGGACTGGACACCCCGCTGCCGCGTGCCCGCGTGCTGCTGGCCGGAGGCCGCCAGACCCTGACCGACGCGGGGGGCCGCTACAGCTTTGCCAACGTGGCAAATGGCACGCAGGCGCTGCGCCTGGACCCCCTGACCACCCCCTACCCGCCGCTGCATGTGCCGCGCGACGGCGGCCTGAGCGGCACCCAGACGGTGTCCGTGAATGGCCTGACCGGGGTGGATTTCCCGCTGGCCCCGCTGGGCGGCGAGGTCTCGGCGCTGCGCCGCACCACACTGACCGTGAATCAGGGCGACACCACGGTGACGCTGGAAAAGGCCATCTATGTCGTGGATGGCGGCTACGTGGTCACGCTGGAACTGACCACGCCGCGCGCCCTGGAGGGCGTGGACCTCAATGATCCGCTGCCTGCCGGCGCCACTTTGAAAGAAGGTCGCAATAGCCTGACCGCTAATCTTCCCGCAGGTGAAACGAACCTCACCTACCGCTTTGCCTGGACCGGCGAGCCGCGCGCGGCCACCACCGATCCCACGTTGAGCTGGGGGGAATGA